The Triticum aestivum cultivar Chinese Spring chromosome 5A, IWGSC CS RefSeq v2.1, whole genome shotgun sequence genomic sequence ccgccgccggccgccgttcTTCTCcgcccgtcggccgccgtggccgatCCGGGAGACGGTGCTGGAAAGCGTGGCGGCGTACCACCACCACCAGCGGATGCGCCGCAGGTTCCGCAAGAGCCTCTCCTGCCCGCTACACAAGGCTCACCGGCGGTGCGACGGGAGAGCTCCGACCCGTCCATAAGTGCGGGGACGCAGGTCCGCGTCGCCAGCATGTACAAGGCCACGGTTGATGCGCCGGCGCAAAGGTCATCGTGCATCTTCGTCTGGTAAGCGTGGTTGTTCTTCTCTCCGTCGTTGTTTCAGAGGAGGGAAGGAGGATGGGATCGAGCTACTGTTTATTTTCTATTTTGCTCGACCGCAACTCCAAATCCCCTCCTACCCGACCTAGCGCCGCCACCCACCCCATCTCCGGCCACCAGAGCCCACCCTCTCCTCCGCTGGATGGCGTCGGTCGCAGAGGAATCCAAGGCCATCGGCCCATCGGCGCAACCTGGCCAGATGTAGCACACGCACGAGCATCCACTTGGTCGCCTCGAACCGGGCAAGGAAGTTGGGCACAACGAGCGGCTCATGGAGGCCTTCGTCGTCGGGGACGGGGCAGAGCACATGCGGAGGCCGGACTCGCGCCCCAGCACCTCCACAACAAAGTGTGAGTCGCGAGCGATCTTCGATGAGGCCGTGGCAACTGGGAGTACCTGGTGGCGCTTAATGCGACGACACCGCTAAGTAACTGCGTCCACTGATGCTGGCTTGGCATCTTCGACTCTGCTGTCCAAGGTGAGTGCGGCAGCTCGACCGGGTCAGGAGGATTCCATGAAATTTGGTATATGCAATTAATAGAGTGAATTTGCTCTGTCAACCGGGTCAGCCCCAGCTCGATCTTGATTTGATTTAGCAAGTCTTCAAGTGGCACGTTACCATCACTAGCCTGCCCGAGACCCTACAGTGAGTTTGCAATCCCTCCAATTTGCACTGCAATTCGACATCGCCATGAGCAGCCTTGGTTTTGTGCCTGTGCCATGCGACTGTAGGTCCTTTTTGGTCTAACTCTGAAATACATTAGTACGTCAGGTTAGCCAAGGATGAGGTTGAATTTTCATTGGCTCTAGATTTGATGTAGCGTGTTGGCATTGCTACTTTACCCATAACACATGGTCAATCGAGTTTCATTGGTATTGTGAGTCTGGGAGCACACATGCACTCTGTTTACTGGCCGTTGAATAGGAGTTGCCTTTGCACGTCATGTGGTTCAGATTGAAGGAAAAATGGGCTAGACTGTTCTGCTTATGTTAATTGATGGAGCTAAATGTATCACCTGACGAAAGATTAGCATAATAGACAAACGGATTAGGGTTTCTCGCCCATTTTGTGTAGGTAAGGTTTGTAATTTGGAATGCCAGACAAGTTCTCAAGTAATGACACCCTGAAGTTTCATTCTAATTTCATCAGGTGGTTTGGTGCATGAGGAGATTTTTCATAGTAATCATAACAATTCCTTTCCGATGAGAATATAAGCTGAAACTAGACACATCCTCATCAGGTAAATTGATTCATGTTCTTACTTCATGTCCAGACAGCAAGATGAAATTTAATATTTTGTAGTCTGGAGTTTTGCAGATATTTTTGCTAGCGTATTTGTTGGATCTTGATTTTCATATTTGTCTTACACATGTTAAAGAACCAGATCCAGAACATTGCCAAGGGAAAGCCCAAAGTCTTCTTGTGAAACTAGATTAATTGTACAAGGTTGAATGGGACCAAACATTATACATGATAATCGTTTCTTTGAAGTTTGAAGGTGGCGCGTGACGTCTTTTAAATTATATATTCATTTAATTCAGTTGGAGAGGAATACATTCTATTAAAAATTAACATGATATTTTAGTATGATTGGTCCTTCTGGAGTACACTCATAACACAAAATAATTATTTGGTGGCCTCATACATGTTTGTTGCGCCTACCCTTTGCAGCACAGCAGCGCCAACATGCTTGGCCATGTCTTAATTTCGGTGTCTGAAAGCACAAGATTACATGACTTTCAGATGATCAGAGACACAGTAGGGTCTCTATACTGAAGTTATTATGAGTCAACCTAATATTTTGTTCTGTTTATTGCAAACAGAACCAGAAGCCGAGATGCAAATATGCAATTAAATATAGAATCTTTATGTGGTGTGCACAAGATGAACAACATGAGAGAATGGAGCGGGAATCGGAATCGAATGGAAAACAGAGTTAGCGGCTCAGATCAGCGACATGAACTCCTCAATTTTCCCTATTATATTAGCCCAAGGATGGAGTATCTTTATCCTGCTCTTGCCAGTGGGATACGAAAGGCGCTCTTCCATCCAATTCCTCGACCCGGTCATCCCAAGTACATTGTGAATGGTGCTTGATTGTAGCGAAGCGTCACTGAATAAAATGTATTTACGAGTTATAAATGTTATTACTAATCTTATAGAGTTGGGATGTATTCAATTTCTCGTGTCTGACAAGTGAAAGATCTTAGTTGGTGCTTTAAGCTTTTCATTGACAAGCAAGTACATCAATaatttttttcccgttgcaacacacggtcTTTTTGCTAGTATATATTCAAATTACGGCAACTATATATATTCCCTTGCTTTAGTCTACAAAGTTCACCGGGTTCATCATCTTCCACAAAGCCTTGAGTTATTATTGgtttcaaattcaaaacaaactCACTCATCATCATTTCTTTTAAGAGTAGTACTACTGATCATATAATACTCCCTCCGGACCTTTTCATCCCGCATATAAGAGTTTTTAAAattaaactttataaagtttgatcaTATTTATTTCGCAAAAAGAAAGTTTGATCGTATTTATATGGAAAAACATCAGCATCTATACTGTACTAAAGTTATACAGTATGAAAACTAGTAATACCATGACATATCTATTGATATTGATTTCGTATTGTAAAGTTGATACTTCTTTTGTAAACTGACTTCAGAAAAATgttatatgcgaagtaaaaaggaccCGATGGAGTGCTAAAAGTATTCTAGCATCCACCCTTTGATTTACAACCTGGAATTGCCCATACCGGCAAGTTGAACCATGATGTCGTTAATCATTCCAATCAAAGGGACCATGCAAGTTGCACCGCATCCCCCGTCTTGTGACTTGTGATCGGAAGCAACTCACGCAGGAGGAGGGACTTTGGTCCGTTCCCCCGTCTCGACTCTCGACTCTCGACCGAACCCAACCCCGACCCAGCCGGAACCCTCCCCAGTCCCCAGTCCACATTCCCCATTCCCCTCCGAGCTCGCTCGCCATGGCGCCGGTGGATCCGCACTCCTACACCGACGGCGCGCACCCGGTGACCTCCCACGCCGCGCTTGCCTTCTACCTCGACTTCGCCGCCTCCACCATCCACGCCTCCGCGCTCGTCACCCTCTCCGCGCCGCACACCGGGGACCTGCTCCTCGACACGCGCGCCCTCGCCGTccactccgccgccaccgcctcccccgACTCCCCCGCCCCcatccccttctccctcgccgccgacgacgaccCGGTCCTGGGCACAGCGCTCACGCTCACCCTGCCCCCCGacaccgcctccttcctcctcaccTTCTCCACCTCCCCGGCCGCCTCCGCGCTGCAGTGGCTCGCCCCGCCGCAGACCGCCTCGGGCCTCCCCTTCGTCTTCTCCCAGTGCCAGTCCATCCACGCCCGCTCCGTCTTCCCCTGCCACGACACCCCCGCCGCGCGCATCACCTACTCGCTCCTCCTCAACGTCCCCGCGCagctctccgccgtcgccgccgcgcgccACGTCGCCCGCCGCGACCCCGTCCCCTCCGACCACAGCGGCGCCTGCGACGACGCGCTATGGTGCGCCCCCGGCCGAATCGTCGAGGAGTTCGAGATGGCGCAGTGCGTGCCGCCTTACCTCTTCGCCTTCGCCGCCGGCGGGATCGGCTCCCGGGACCTCGGCCCCCGGACGCGGGTCTACGCCGAGGGCGGGGACACGCTCCTCGACGACGCCGCCCGGGAGTTCGCCGGGGTCGAGGACATGGTCAAGGTCGGGGAGTCGCTCTTTGGGCCCTATGAGTGGGAGAGATTCGATCTGCTGGTGCTGCCGCCCAGTTTCCCCTACGGCGGCATGGAGAACCCCAGGATGGTGTTCCTCACGCCCACGGTGATCAAAGGGGACGCTGCAGGGGCGCAGGTGGTGGCCCATGAGCTCGCACATAGCTGGACTGGAAACCTCATCACCAACAAAACCAACGAGGACTTCTGGCTAAATGAGGTTATCTTTTTGTCCTCATGTGTGCTTGTTCTTTTATCTTGTGCACGGGTACATCATGAAATGGAATTCGAATTTACTCAAACGCCTGTTATTGTCtaattgaggggggggggggggggggcagatttGTATTGTAGCTACTGATAATTAACTTATCCATCTGTCTTAGGTACATTTTGTACTGTTATGTCTTCGTAAAATACTTGTAACAGTTTAATTTTAGTTGGAATCTCAATCAACTGCGTTACAATTTTATTCAACCAGGACTCATTGTATAGTAGTTTCTCATCTGCTTTGCCCCAAAATTGCGAGTGATATTCACACATTCAACTAGAACTGTCACGGTAATATCTTTTCCGCATACAGGGTTTCACAACATATGCTGAGAGGAGGATTGTCGAGGTGGTTCAAGGTGAGGAGCGGGCGGCCTTAAACAGCGGAATTGGATGGAGAGGGTTGAACAGAATGATGGAGAGGTTTAAGGATAACATGGAGTTTACCAAACTGAAGCCGAAGATGGCTGGGATTGATCCTGATGATGTTTACTCAGAAGTGCCCTATGAGAAAGGCTTCCAGTTCCTTTGGCGCATCGAACGCCAGGTGGGTATAACACAAGATTTGGTTTACACTTATTTGCACCATTCTCTGATGAAATCAGTGAGAATTTGATGACTAACTGTGACTGTGTACTGCGTTATGCCTGTTGATTGTATTAGATTGGCCGACCTGCATTCGATGAATTCCTCAAGAAGTATATTGCCAACTTCAAGTTCCAATCAATAGATACAGAGACATTTCTTGAATTCCTGAAAGCCAATGTACCTGGGATTGAAAATCAAGTTGACCTTCATGAGTGGATCAACGGTACTGGTCTCCCTCCGGATGCCATGGAGCCAGAATCAGCTACCTATAAGAAGATTTGTGTCTTAGCTGCAGAGTTTAAGTCTGGAAAAATTccaagtgaagaggaggtggcAGACTGGAGTGGACAAGAATGGGAGCTTTACTTGGAAAATTTACCCACAGATGTTGAAGCATCACAGGTTTGAATTATTGGCAATACTCTGTTTTGATACTTCATCCAGTTTCGAATACTCTATCTCTTCCTTTATAAAAGTGAAAAACACCATCAGACATGCTTTGTTAATTTGACAATATACAGTAAATGCATCCAAGTCAGTTGTTGAAGCATTTTCTTATGTAAAGAAGAAGTCATAGTATGTTACTTGACCAGTTAGAATAGATTGTTCCTCCTTTGGGACAAGAGATAACCTATTTGTTGTCAAATCATGCAGTCCTGCTGAATGCCAAATAAATAAGATAGTTGTCCATGTGAGAACGGTTGTCCAGATCAAGTCACATGCCTTTTGATTCATCAAGGGAAATCAAATTAGCATCAGATTTTAAATACATTGAAATTAGTGGAAGAAGCATATATTCCTTTGTCTTTTCACTCTGGAATGATATTAGAACCAGATTCTCCTTATTAGTTTTATTTATAATGGGTTGGGTAGACTTGTCAACACAGTTTCTAGCTCGAATATCAGTTATGCTGAGGGTACTTTGGAGAAGTCCCTTACTCATCATATATTTAGTCtattatgaatgtgatgaaaacttgGCTTTCTATTAGAATCGTTGGGTGGCAGCATGAAAAACTACATACTCTCTCCGATCCGAATTAAATGACGCGGACTCTATACAATGTCCATTTTACATTGTACAGAGGTTGCGTCAATTAATTGAGACCGGAGGGAGTAATAGTTTCTCAATTTGTTGATACTGAAGCAGTTGTTTCAAGTcacggagggagtagcaaagtTCCACCCTCTTTAGCTAGGAAACTTCATTTATAGATTACACAGTACCCAATGTGTTCACATGATCATGTGTTTAAGCCTATGTTGGGTTCAATACTTATTGAGTCCATAGCCCCCGTTTGAGCATCTAATTAAAAAGTATGGATAGCTATGGACTTAAGCTACAAAGCAAGATGTAGAAAGTACTGAGACTTTCAGGTGTGTTCAGGCTAGGGAATTCGTTACTCTCTTTCAGAGTATTGTTTTATTTATATGTGGTTTTCAGTTACTGCAAACCGAAGTATTCAGTGTTATAGTGTACTATACTGTTATATAGTCATTCTGTGGACAAGAGCTTGGCTTCCAAACAAATATTGATAGAAGTTACATAACTGATAAGTGACTTAAGATTTAACTGATTTTTATCGCCATTTGTCGTTTCTATCCAGGTTACTGCTCTTGATGAACGGTACAAGCTGTCAGAAAGCCGTGACTACGAGGTCAAAGTCGCATTCCTCCAGCTAGCGATCCCCACGGGCTGCAGGTGTTACTTCAATGAGGTGGAGAAATGCTTGAAGCAGGTGGGAAGGATGAAGTACCTGCGCCCGCTCTACAGCTCGCTGGCACGGTGCTcaggggaggaggagaagatgcTGGCCAAGAGGATCTTCTCGGAGGCCCAAGAGTTCTACCACCCGATAGCCCGCGGTGTCGCAGAGAGCATCCTTTTGAAGCATGGCTAGTTGAGTTGAAGCCACATTTTACCGAGCCTGAAGTAGAGAGAACGGTCTGTGATGCCTATTGACTGTTTGCTCGCTCATTTCTTCCGCATAAATTTATCTCTCCTGGAGCTGACCTTGGAAAAAAAACTCTGAACTTCCTTCGGTAATGTCTCATGTGAGACTGCATGTGCATAATTTATTCTGACCCTGTAAGGAACTGGAAACTCTGCCTCTTGATAACATTATCCTGTGGTGATACTGTTATGAGCTCTTAATGGTCATCGTCTTTTAAGTCAAATCCTGTGGTGATAATATTAGTCTAGCAATGTACCTGTGCTTTGCTATGGAATGAGGGGAGGATATTATCAGTAGCGTGTTGAGCACCTGTGGTCTTCTTGCTGCAGTTCAAGCGACTGCCAGCTAGTGCCCCAGTGGGGATTGAGCGTCATGGAGGTGATTGAACACGAGGAGTAGGGGGCGGTCATGGAGGTTATGGCAGCCGGTTATGCAAATGGTTTTTGTGTGCTGGTTTGTAGCACCTCTGTTtttaaatataagatgttttggcaaTTCTGTTTTTAATTATATGATGTTTTGGCAATTCTGTTCTTATAGAgtactctctctgtaaagaaatataagagtgtctagtcattactctagtgatctaaacactcttatatttctttacagatgaagtatttaggaacagaaggtGTAGCTTATTGCGCTGCTTGCTATGCAATGACATCAATGGTCTAAAAATGTTTGATGCAACACTTTATATGCAATGACAGCAACGAGTTGGAGGCTGAAAGTGTTTTATGCAATGCTGGTTATGTTTGAAATGATGTGCTACAAGCATGCTGAccacaagaaataaaataaaataaatacaaGCTAGAGGGGCTGGCAAGCCTTTATGATAGGCAGTTTGTGACCCAGAGTGTGGTCTTCCTGATGTTCCCAAGATAACAACTGCCGTATGCCCATACGTTTTGGGGTGTGCAAAGAGATCAGCTAGCAGAGAGAAATATCAATATTCTTCTTCCTCGCCTTGTCCCGCTGCTCCCtggcctccctctccttcctcgccTCGTCGAATCTGTATCCCAGTATTCCCTTCCCCGTCACGTTGTACTTGTATGTGAGCATCATGGTGAGGGCGATGCAGCCAAACAGCAGCTCAGGCCCTTTCCTGTAAAGCCACCATCAACAGATCAGATATATTAATTGCAAACCTCAACCACAATCTCGATAATAAATGAATTTATCAACAATTTTTTGAGGAATAATTATGAAGAAATGAGCAATGAGAAGAGGTTGAAAATGGCAAAAGCATCAAATAAGGATGATGTATGTACAAGGTTTCATAGAaagatgctattgctttcttgatgttaTCAGCCGTCCAGGATCCATGTGTACCATAGGAGGACATCTTCCTCTATAAATTGGAGTAGCTGAATACGCCTCAGCGAAATGAACCAAAAAAAGAGTTCCGTCGCCTGGACTTGGTggtggcggcgtcggccatggggtcgatgcaggggaagtagtcgAAGCAGAGGCGGATGGAGACGGGAGCAGTCACGCCGAGACgctcccaaaaaccttattgccgttctccagggtaggatctcgaacgacaggctttcagaggcacctgctctcccgaccaaccgtgcatGCTATTGTCGGGATGGGATCGCTGGAAGCAACACAAAGAGAGGAACTCTAGATGACGACTAGGGTTTTGCAGGAGAGAGTGAGTGAGTTAGGGTTCACTCTACAGGCCAGTGCCTCCTTATATAGGCTATCAGGTAGATGGGCCTGAGCTTAGCCCCATGAACGAGTCCACGAACAGCCCACGATCCAACGTCTCGGACAGTGGCACTTCAGTTAGTGACTCGTTAATTAATCCACAATTAATTAACCATTCTTGACCGGCAAAAATAAGGCTTGGCTCATACCCACAACCCACACGCGTGTCATGACGAGGCaaggctggcggcggcggagaaggagcgcacatatacaactcctcttcccAAGATCCCAATGGCATGTGGTAGAACAAACCTTATAATGGGGGTCTCACTCTTACTATTGCAGCAGTATGGTACTAAACTTCTCACCACTTGCCATGCACCTAAATGAGCCTTAGGGATTAACTggggattattgtcttatatgggccaAAGCCCATCTATAATCCAACAACCCCCACCAGATCTcaaggcacataagtttgtcaactgttccaaacaatgtttgatataccagaattttTAGTGGAGACTGCTAAATTGAACTTTCATCTAGAGCAACAGGATTATACTTCTTCACAACTAAATAATGGACTATACCTTGAATTGTCAGTTTAGCGTGCAGAAGTTTCGCCATTGTTAGTTGATACGTGGTTGCCGAAGGCTAATCCTCACGGGTGGAGCTTATTATAGTCATACTCTTTGCAttctcatgagcttcctagagattacccaatctcatagactgtgactagcagtcggACTCACACatgtgtgttcctccaaagaatgctaTGTAGGATAGCATCTAGCTTACACAAGCTATGggacacattaagacaaaagtcagctTGCCTTACAAATtacgagagtattgcatctccaacgaagtgggttagtaaggatactctcctcattTGACCGCGGGGTTGTATTCTCGAGTCCTAATTCACGGAATCTCCGATCACATATGTTGGtttacccccatggcaacttacgtgggttttttgcccatctccctcgatgcattttctatcacaaccGTGATAGCCCTTTCATGAAGAGATCAGCTAGATTCTTAGCCGTTTGGATGTAATCCAATGCTATAACTCCAGAGATTCTAGGATGTCGGACGAATtttaatcttcttcttatgtgctttgtggattgcATATTGTCATTTAAgctcttagccttggcaatcaccgttttattatcacagttcataaggatggcCGGGACTGGCTTATCAGCCACTGGCAAATCCATCAAGAGCTCTCGAcaccattctgcttcgacgcatgatgtgtctaatgttATGAGTTATGATTCCATGGTTGGTCCCGTTTTGATCGTCTGCTTACATGCCTTCCAGAAAACGGCAGCACAACCAATATTCAATAAGAAAGATCTGCATTCTGGACTGTAATAGCCAACAAGAAATCGAATCCGTGGCCTAAAGACATTCTTCATGGCCTTAAAACTAACTTTCAATATTCAATAAGAATCAAAACCGTAGCAACGCAGATGCACATTTGATAGTGAAAGTACCTTCCTAcacccgagctcaaatgctcctggtgtgaacagtaaaataaaaaaaattcaaagaattttgatttttttcgtggcatactttaagaaatgtttgttgtacatgcaaaatttcatcacgaaatcacATTGGTAGAAGTCATGACAAAAAAAAACAAAGCTCCAAAATGCGTTCAAAAGTAATATTTTCAGAGCATTGATTTTTTTTACTACGCCTTACATCAATA encodes the following:
- the LOC123105647 gene encoding leucine aminopeptidase, which gives rise to MAPVDPHSYTDGAHPVTSHAALAFYLDFAASTIHASALVTLSAPHTGDLLLDTRALAVHSAATASPDSPAPIPFSLAADDDPVLGTALTLTLPPDTASFLLTFSTSPAASALQWLAPPQTASGLPFVFSQCQSIHARSVFPCHDTPAARITYSLLLNVPAQLSAVAAARHVARRDPVPSDHSGACDDALWCAPGRIVEEFEMAQCVPPYLFAFAAGGIGSRDLGPRTRVYAEGGDTLLDDAAREFAGVEDMVKVGESLFGPYEWERFDLLVLPPSFPYGGMENPRMVFLTPTVIKGDAAGAQVVAHELAHSWTGNLITNKTNEDFWLNEGFTTYAERRIVEVVQGEERAALNSGIGWRGLNRMMERFKDNMEFTKLKPKMAGIDPDDVYSEVPYEKGFQFLWRIERQIGRPAFDEFLKKYIANFKFQSIDTETFLEFLKANVPGIENQVDLHEWINGTGLPPDAMEPESATYKKICVLAAEFKSGKIPSEEEVADWSGQEWELYLENLPTDVEASQVTALDERYKLSESRDYEVKVAFLQLAIPTGCRCYFNEVEKCLKQVGRMKYLRPLYSSLARCSGEEEKMLAKRIFSEAQEFYHPIARGVAESILLKHG